A stretch of DNA from Acidobacteriota bacterium:
GCTCCTTCGCGCCATCGAATACCGCCGACGCATACGTAATGCCAAGCACTTTGGCGGCCCAACCAAGGTGTGTTTCGAGAATCTGACCGACGTTCATACGCGAAGGAACGCCCAGTGGATTCAGTACAATCTCCACCGGAGTTCCATCGGGCAGATACGGCATCTCCTCGACGGGAACAATCTTGGCGATGACGCCCTTGTTGCCGTGGCGACCAGCCATCTTGTCGCCGACGGAAAGCTTGCGCTTCATGGCCACATAGACCTTCACCAGCTTGATCACGCCGGGAGGCAGTTCGTCGCCCTTGCGCAGCTTGTCTTCCTTATCGGAAGTTACCTTGCGCAAGACGTCAATCTGGCGCGAAGTCATCTCTTCGATCTCGTCAATCTGCTCATTCAGCCGGGCGTCCTTCTTCATCTCCAGCTTCATGCGTTTCAGATCGCGAGCCTTAAGATGGCGCATCACTTCGCCGGTGAGTTCAACACCCTTGCCCAGCAGCTTCTTGTTGGTGCGCTCGTCGTGCAGATCGGCCTGCAGAATCTTTCCGCCCACCAGAGCGTTCAGACGCTTGAGGCGTTCGTCTTCCAGAATACGAATCTGGTCATCCAGGTTGCGGCGCAGTCGCGCGACCTGTTCAATCTCGATGGACTTGGCGCGAGCATCCTTCTCCTCGCTTTTGCGCGTGAAGACTTTCACCTCCACCACGGTGCCCTCAATGCCCGGCGGGCAGACCAGCGATGCGTCGCGCACGTCGCCAGCCTTTTCGCCGAAGATGGCGCGCAGGAGCTTCTCTTCCGGCGTCAACTGCGTTTCACCCTTCGGCGTAACGCGGCCCACCAGAATGTCTCCCGGCCGCACCGCCGCGCCGATACGGATCATGCCGCTGTCGTCGAGATCGCGCAGGAAGCTCTCACTCACATTGGGAATGTCGCGAGTGATCTCCTCCGGCCCCAGCTTGGTGTCGCGGGCTTCCACTTCCAATTCTTCAATGTGGATTGAAGTGAAGTAATCCTGCTGGACCAGACGCTCGCTGATCAGGATGGCGTCTTCAAAGTTGTAGCCGCGCCAAGGCATGAAGGCCACCAGCACGTTGCGTCCGAGCGCCAACTCGCCGCCGTCCGTGCAGGGACCATCGGCCAGAACCTGGCCCTTGTTGACGAGGTCGCCTTCGCGCACCAGTGGCCGCTGATTGATGCAGGTGTTCTGGTTCGAGCGGCGGAACTTGGTCAGCGTGTATACGTCGGCGTGAATACCGGCCGACATGGTGCCCGTCTCGGCGGCGGAGCGCTCGGCGCGCACGATGATGCGACCGCTATCGACCGTTTCCACGCGCCCGTCGCGCTTGCAGATGATGACCGCTCCGGAGTCGCGCGCGGTAACCGCTTCCATGCCGGTGCCCACCAGAGGAGCTTCCGCCACCAGCAGCGGCACGGCCTGTCGTTGCATGTTGGCGCCCATCAATGCGCGGTTGGCGTCATCATTCTCCAGAAACGGAACCAACGACGCCGCCACGCTGACGAGCTGCTTCGGCGAGATGTCGACGAAATCAATCTCCTCGCGCTTCTTTAGCACGAAGTTACCCGCCTGCCGCGCATTCAGAAGATCCGGGATAATCCGCTTCTTCTCGTCCAGTTCGACGTTGGCCTGCGCGATGACGTACTTGTCTTCTTCCCATGCCGATAGATAAAACGCGAATGGCACAGCCTCGGGAGCGCGTTTGCGCTTGTACTCATCGCAGAGCTTTTCGTACTCAGCCACTTCCAGAACATCACCCGGATTCTTGTCACTATCACCAGCGTGGGTGATCTGCACGAAGTCAGTAACCCGGCCCTTGATAACTTTGCGGTATGGGCTTTCGATGAAGCCGTAATCGTTGATGCGCGCAAAGCACGACAGCGACGAGATCAAACCGATGTTCGGACCTTCTGGCGTCTCAATCGGGCAGATGCGTCCGTAGTGCGTCGGATGCACGTCGCGGACTTCGAATCCCGCGCGCTCGCGGGAAAGACCGCCCGGTCCCAGCGCCGAGAGGCGGCGCTTGTGGGTAATTTCGGAAAGCGGATTGGTCTGATCCATGAACTGCGACAACTGGCTCGATCCGAAAAACTCGCGGATGGCCGCCATCGCCGGCTTGGCGTTGACCAGATCATGTGGCATGGCCGTGGCCATTTCCTGATAGACGGACATCTTCTCTTTGATCGCGCGTTCCATGCGAACCAAGCCGATGCGGAACTGGTTCTCCAGCAGTTCGCCCACCGCGCGCACGCGGCGGTTGCCGAGGTGATCGATGTCGTCCACCGATCCCATGTTCCTCTTCAGGCGGAACAGATACAGCAGTACGGCAGCGAAGTCCGCCATATCCAGCGTGCGCCGGTCGAGCGGCGTTTCCATATCCATCTTGATATTGAATTTCAGGCGGCCCACACGCGAAAAATCATATTTACGCGCATCCATGAACATGCCCTGGAATAGGGCAATGGCGGTGTCAATGGTCGGCGGATCGCCGGGACGCAGCTTGCGGTAAATCTCCATCAACGACTCTTCCTGCGTTTTCAGGCTGTCCTTGCGCAGGGTCTGGCTGAGAACCACGCCGGCCTCTTCACGATCAGGGAAAAAGATGCGGACCTGCTTAATGCGCGCTTCCTGGAACTTCGCCAGATGATTGGTGGTCAACTCCTGGTTCGCCTCTGCCAGCACTTCGCCAGTCTTGGTATCGGCCACGTCGGCCAATACATACGCGCCTTCCAGATCAGTCGCGGAAACTTCCACCGACTCAATATGCGCCTTGCGCATCGCGTCCAGATGGTTGCCCGCGATGCGGCGTCCGGCGTGAACAATCTCTTCC
This window harbors:
- the rpoB gene encoding DNA-directed RNA polymerase subunit beta, which produces MIQQGKVAGSERQDFSKIHVSLPIPNLIEVQKRSYDRFLQMDLLPSERDDGGLQAVFSSVFPIRDFRELSQLDFVDYSIGNWECKCGNLKGLHHLRTPCHRCGASVKTSPFITGDILCHKCGASNANQVDFCDKCGDPVDLQLKYDVMECEERGMTYAAPLKVTIRLTIYEKDPETGVKAVRDIKEQEVFFGEIPLMTDNGTFIINGTERVIVSQLHRSPGVFFETANQRTYFLGKIIPYRGSWVEFEFDAKNLLYVRIDRKRKFLGSIFLRALGLRTDEEILTKFYKGEILTLDDKKLMLGVSGGLKEVKLSHSVVHPRTKEEIVHAGRRIAGNHLDAMRKAHIESVEVSATDLEGAYVLADVADTKTGEVLAEANQELTTNHLAKFQEARIKQVRIFFPDREEAGVVLSQTLRKDSLKTQEESLMEIYRKLRPGDPPTIDTAIALFQGMFMDARKYDFSRVGRLKFNIKMDMETPLDRRTLDMADFAAVLLYLFRLKRNMGSVDDIDHLGNRRVRAVGELLENQFRIGLVRMERAIKEKMSVYQEMATAMPHDLVNAKPAMAAIREFFGSSQLSQFMDQTNPLSEITHKRRLSALGPGGLSRERAGFEVRDVHPTHYGRICPIETPEGPNIGLISSLSCFARINDYGFIESPYRKVIKGRVTDFVQITHAGDSDKNPGDVLEVAEYEKLCDEYKRKRAPEAVPFAFYLSAWEEDKYVIAQANVELDEKKRIIPDLLNARQAGNFVLKKREEIDFVDISPKQLVSVAASLVPFLENDDANRALMGANMQRQAVPLLVAEAPLVGTGMEAVTARDSGAVIICKRDGRVETVDSGRIIVRAERSAAETGTMSAGIHADVYTLTKFRRSNQNTCINQRPLVREGDLVNKGQVLADGPCTDGGELALGRNVLVAFMPWRGYNFEDAILISERLVQQDYFTSIHIEELEVEARDTKLGPEEITRDIPNVSESFLRDLDDSGMIRIGAAVRPGDILVGRVTPKGETQLTPEEKLLRAIFGEKAGDVRDASLVCPPGIEGTVVEVKVFTRKSEEKDARAKSIEIEQVARLRRNLDDQIRILEDERLKRLNALVGGKILQADLHDERTNKKLLGKGVELTGEVMRHLKARDLKRMKLEMKKDARLNEQIDEIEEMTSRQIDVLRKVTSDKEDKLRKGDELPPGVIKLVKVYVAMKRKLSVGDKMAGRHGNKGVIAKIVPVEEMPYLPDGTPVEIVLNPLGVPSRMNVGQILETHLGWAAKVLGITYASAVFDGAKEHEIKAKLKLAGLPLSGKTELFDGLTGDKFEEQVTVGYIYMLKLSHLVDDKIHARSIGPYSLITQQPLGGKAQFGGQRFGEMEVWALEAYGAAHILQELLTAKSDDVVGRTKIYEAIVKGESAMEPGVPESFNVLIRELQSLCLDVELIKRPKDVLGAAAD